The Clostridia bacterium genome window below encodes:
- the hisJ gene encoding histidinol-phosphatase HisJ — protein sequence MTLKRDGHTHTHYCLHGSGEHAEEFVLRAIELGFQVYSFTEHLPLPDSFLREFDYPQTVKEAFGFLNDDLDGYFKEMLALKKKYKDQIELLVGLEIDYLADEHQYLRAVLKEYGPFLEDGLLSVHIIEGQGGWRCVDLSPADFQTSLIDYYGSYEKAQLAYYQTIKQAMQADLGPYKPKRISHLTLCNKFQHYFGQAGVVSEKLKETVGDLLLYMKEHGYSIDANMSGLHREYCLEPYPAPWIFEMAKKLKIPLIYGSDAHQVKNVGRSYEHFLKLRG from the coding sequence GTGACTTTAAAAAGGGATGGTCATACACATACTCATTATTGTTTACATGGCTCTGGTGAACATGCAGAAGAATTTGTTCTAAGGGCTATCGAATTAGGTTTTCAAGTTTATTCATTTACAGAGCATTTACCATTACCAGATAGTTTTTTAAGGGAATTTGATTATCCGCAGACAGTAAAAGAAGCCTTCGGTTTTTTAAATGATGACCTTGATGGTTATTTTAAAGAGATGCTGGCTTTAAAGAAAAAATATAAAGATCAGATTGAATTACTGGTGGGTTTGGAAATTGATTATTTGGCTGATGAACATCAATATTTACGGGCAGTATTAAAAGAATATGGTCCTTTTTTGGAAGATGGATTGCTTTCAGTGCATATTATTGAGGGTCAGGGTGGTTGGCGTTGTGTAGACCTCAGTCCGGCTGATTTTCAAACAAGCCTTATTGATTATTATGGTTCTTATGAAAAAGCTCAGTTAGCATATTATCAGACTATAAAACAGGCTATGCAGGCTGATTTGGGACCTTATAAACCTAAAAGAATTAGCCATTTAACTCTTTGTAATAAGTTTCAGCATTATTTTGGACAAGCTGGTGTGGTTAGTGAAAAATTAAAAGAAACAGTAGGGGATTTACTGCTTTATATGAAAGAACATGGTTACAGTATTGATGCCAATATGTCTGGTCTGCACCGTGAATACTGTTTGGAACCTTATCCCGCTCCATGGATTTTCGAAATGGCCAAAAAATTAAAGATACCGTTGATTTACGGTTCAGATGCCCACCAGGTAAAAAATGTGGGACGCAGTTATGAGCACTTTTTAAAATTAAGGGGATAA
- a CDS encoding protease complex subunit PrcB family protein — translation MRKKLTLFFGVVFLICLASGLMALPKLELVLNGEKSEIPLQLAENRTLVPLRDFAEALGADVHWQAGTVYVDQQVKVEEKERGLWEIVFFNQGEKERLCLSKAEGEWMIVEPVNYRILTELPTEVRQLVEKTRGTKACKVLAGENSQYLLISLGKRNTGGYSIEIVSVEEKAGQVVVTYRERKPAPGEMVIQVITYPWIVLEIDTALPIVAKR, via the coding sequence ATGAGAAAAAAACTGACCTTATTTTTTGGGGTAGTTTTTTTAATTTGTTTGGCTAGTGGCTTGATGGCCTTGCCGAAATTAGAATTGGTGTTGAATGGTGAAAAAAGTGAAATTCCATTACAGCTTGCGGAGAATCGTACTTTAGTTCCACTGCGTGATTTTGCAGAGGCTTTAGGGGCTGATGTTCACTGGCAAGCGGGAACTGTTTATGTTGATCAGCAGGTTAAAGTAGAAGAAAAAGAAAGAGGACTTTGGGAAATAGTGTTTTTTAATCAGGGGGAAAAAGAAAGACTTTGCCTTAGCAAAGCAGAAGGGGAATGGATGATTGTTGAACCGGTTAATTATCGTATTTTAACAGAATTGCCGACAGAGGTACGGCAATTGGTTGAAAAAACCCGTGGCACTAAGGCTTGTAAGGTTTTGGCAGGTGAAAATTCTCAATATCTATTAATTAGTTTGGGGAAACGTAATACCGGGGGTTATAGTATTGAAATTGTTTCTGTGGAAGAAAAAGCGGGGCAGGTGGTGGTTACTTACCGAGAAAGAAAGCCAGCTCCTGGGGAAATGGTGATTCAAGTAATTACTTATCCTTGGATAGTGCTGGAAATAGATACTGCTTTGCCCATAGTGGCTAAAAGATAG
- a CDS encoding P-II family nitrogen regulator, protein MEEVLCIVAIVERGQADKVVAAVKNAGASGATILHGRGTGEHEAKSFFNIHIESSKEIILMVVSRKEYALIRDEIIEVGKLKEPGKGIMFTLPIDNLVGLRHRLIKE, encoded by the coding sequence ATGGAGGAAGTACTATGTATTGTGGCTATTGTAGAAAGAGGGCAAGCTGATAAAGTAGTAGCAGCCGTTAAAAATGCCGGGGCAAGTGGAGCCACCATTCTTCATGGACGCGGTACGGGTGAACATGAAGCTAAAAGTTTTTTTAATATCCATATTGAATCTTCCAAGGAAATAATTTTAATGGTTGTTTCGCGTAAGGAATATGCTTTGATCAGGGATGAAATTATTGAGGTTGGTAAACTAAAAGAGCCGGGAAAGGGAATTATGTTTACACTGCCTATTGATAATTTAGTTGGTTTGCGGCATCGTTTAATAAAGGAGTGA
- a CDS encoding DUF1538 domain-containing protein, giving the protein MKLWEGLNAVLKTAYTVLPITLLLVFFQVVVFKKTLGEMRSFVLGVVLTVLGLHFFLKGVSLSLLPLGENVGRNLVIMEHKWLIVGFAFLIGYCGTLVEPALRVLALEAEEISIGALPANVLLHAVAIGFGLGMALGVFKILQGIPISKIILPFLVLFIILAFVVPEQYIALGMDSASATTGPVNIPLNLAIALGLAKVIEHADPLLSGFGLIGLTSFGAMFSVFILGLLTKI; this is encoded by the coding sequence GTGAAATTGTGGGAAGGTTTAAATGCCGTTTTAAAAACGGCTTATACGGTGCTGCCAATTACTTTGCTTTTAGTTTTTTTTCAAGTGGTTGTTTTTAAAAAAACCTTGGGAGAAATGAGAAGTTTTGTTTTGGGGGTAGTTTTAACTGTTTTGGGTTTACATTTTTTCTTAAAGGGAGTTTCTTTAAGTTTACTCCCTTTGGGGGAAAATGTAGGGCGGAATTTGGTAATTATGGAGCATAAATGGTTAATTGTTGGTTTTGCTTTTTTGATTGGTTATTGTGGTACCTTAGTCGAACCTGCTTTACGGGTACTGGCTTTGGAAGCAGAAGAAATTTCGATAGGGGCTTTACCAGCTAATGTATTATTACATGCTGTAGCCATCGGTTTTGGTTTAGGGATGGCTTTGGGTGTCTTTAAAATATTACAGGGTATACCCATTAGTAAAATAATCTTGCCTTTTTTAGTCCTCTTTATTATTTTGGCTTTTGTTGTGCCTGAACAATATATTGCCTTGGGGATGGATTCGGCAAGTGCCACTACTGGTCCGGTTAATATACCTTTAAATTTAGCAATTGCCCTGGGATTAGCTAAAGTTATCGAACACGCTGATCCACTTTTAAGTGGATTTGGTCTCATCGGTTTAACTTCTTTTGGGGCCATGTTTTCGGTGTTTATTTTAGGTTTGTTAACTAAAATATAG